Proteins co-encoded in one Cinclus cinclus chromosome 17, bCinCin1.1, whole genome shotgun sequence genomic window:
- the ATP6V0A2 gene encoding V-type proton ATPase 116 kDa subunit a 2 isoform X4, whose translation MKAIYHVLNLCSFDVTNKCLIAEVWCPVADLQNLRHALEEGSRKSGATISSFMNTIPTTQPPPTLIRTNKFTSGFQNIVDAYGVGSYGEVNPALYTIITFPFLFAVMFGDFGHGLLMFLFALVTILYENHPRLKRAQDEIMKMLFEGRYVILLMGLFSIYTGLIYNDCFSKSINIFGSGWNVSAMFEQKVWSTEDVKSNRYLALDPNVSGVYNGAYPFGIDPIWNLASNRLTFLNSFKMKMSVIFGVTHMTFGVVLGLFNHLHFKKTYNIYLVFIPELLFMLCIFGYLVFMIFFKWLAYSVEDSTAAPSILIQFINMFLFPSGETKSFFSGQIPLQKFLLSVAFLCVPVMLFGKPLYLYWLHSGGRGIRMYRSGYKLVRKESEEELCLLSCHDLEEGINHSDSGHREGDAEELNFADVFMNQAIHTIEYCLGCISNTASYLRLWALSLAHAQLSEVLWQMVMRVGLRVDTKYGVLLLIPVLAFFAVLTVFILLVMEGLSAFLHAIRLHWVEFQNKFYSGGGYKFTPFSFKHISLHFNKDGAL comes from the exons ATGAAAGCCATTTACCACGTCCTTAACCTGTGCAGTTTTGATGTcacaaataaatgtttaattGCTGAGGTTTGGTGTCCAGTGGCTGATCTCCAGAATTTACGCCATGCACTGGAGGAAGGCTCA AGGAAGAGTGGAGCTACAATTTCCTCCTTCATGAATACTATCCCAACAACACAACCTCCTCCAACCTTGATACGTACCAATAAATTCACCTCAGGGTTCCAGAACATCGTTGATGCTTATGGAGTTGGAAGCTATGGGGAAGTTAATCCAG CTCTCTACACCATCATCACTTTCCCCTTCTTGTTCGCCGTTATGTTTGGAGACTTTGGCCATGGGCTGCTCATGTTCCTGTTTGCACTCGTGACAATACTGTATGAAAACCACCCTAGGTTGAAAAGAGCACAAGATGAG ataatgaaaatgttatttgaaGGCCGATACGTGATACTGTTAATGGGGCTGTTTTCCATATACACTGGATTGATCTATAATGACTGTTTTTCAAagtcaataaatatatttggatCTGGATGGAATGTTTCAGCAATGTTTGAACAGAAGGTTTGGAG CACTGAGGATGTGAAATCTAATCGATATTTAGCACTGGATCCAAATGTTTCTGGTGTCTACAATGGAGCTTATCCCTTTGGAATTGATCCG ataTGGAATTTGGCAAGCAACCGTCTCacttttttaaattcattcaaaatgaaaatgtctgTGATCTTTGGAGTGACTCACATGACATTTGGAGTTGTATTGGGGCTGTTTAACCACTT GCATTTCAAGAAGACCTAtaatatttatttggtttttattcCTGAACTTTTATTCATGTTGTGCATATTTGGCTACCTGGTGTTCATGATCTTCTTTAAATGGTTGGCGTACTCTGTAGAGGACTCGACTGCTGCCCCCAGTATTCTGATTCAATTTATTAACATGTTCTTGTTTCCTAGTGGTGAAACAAAGAGCTTCTTCAGTGGCCAG ATTCCTCTGCAGAAGTTTTTACTTAgtgttgcttttctttgtgttcctgtAATGCTGTTTGGTAAACCACTTTATTTGTACTGGTTGCACAGCGGAGGCCGAGGGATAAGAATGTACAGG AGTGGCTACAAGCTTGTCcgaaaagaaagtgaagaagaGCTTTGTCTCCTGTCGTGTCATGATCTTGAAGAAGGCATCAATCATTCAGACAGTGGGCACAGAGAGGGAGATGCAGAGGAG CTGAACTTTGCAGATGTTTTTATGAATCAAGCAATTCATACCATTGAATACTGTCTGGGATGCATCTCCAACACAGCCTCATACCTGAGACTCTGGGCATTAAGTCTTGCTCATGCAC AGTTATCAGAAGTTCTGTGGCAGATGGTGATGAGGGTGGGTCTCCGTGTGGATACCAAGTACGGTGTCTTGCTGCTAATCCCCGTTCTGGCATTCTTTGCTGTGCTGACAGTTTTTATTCTGCTGGTCATGGAGGGGCTTTCTGCTTTCCTCCATGCTATACGACTTCACTg GGTGGAATTTCAGAACAAATTCTACTCCGGTGGAGGATACAAGTTTACACCTTTCTCTTTTAAGcacatttctttacattttaataAAGATGGTGCATTATAA